The Filimonas lacunae genomic sequence CCTTTTACATCACTGATATCCGACGACTGGAAAGGCCAGCTGGGCGATAGCCGCACATTGCTGCTGGTAATAAACGGAAAGTTACGCGCCATCAAATACTGAACGGCCACTTTACGGTCGGCATCATCCGTTAGTTCCTCAAAACGTCCCCAGCAAACAATGCTTTTCCAGTTGCCCATGTTTTGCATATCATCTGCCTGAAAACATACCTCCGGGTTTTTACGCATCATGGCTATTTTCATACCCTCGCCCGAATGGCCATATAACCAGGTTCCATCAAAGGCATAACTTATCGGCACCACATAGGTTAAGCCATCTGCATGGCAACCCAGGCGGCCCAGTATCTGGCCGTTTAATACCTGGTCTATTTCTATTTGACTGAGTATTCCTGTCATTTCTTGCTTTTTCAACAAAATTAAAAGCCGGTAAAAGGCTGGAACATGATGATGGTCAGCCCGTTTGTTGTTGTATATCAGGAATAATCTATTGTATGTTCGCGGGGGGACTATTGTTTTTAACGGGCCGGTGTATTAGTTTGGATTACAAATTGATGTAGTCACATGCACTAACAAGGTGCTATCCCATTACTGATGATAAAAATAATACACCATGCCATCAACCATCGCTTCACTGACACAACTACAAGAGGAAGGAAAGAACATAGCCCGGCTACCGTTTTCTATCAGAATTTTATTAGAAAACGTGCTGCGTAACCGGGATAATTTTGCTATTACAGAAGAACATTTGAACACTTTGGTGAACTGGAACCCGGAGGGAACGGAAAAGGAAATTCCCTTTAAACCGGCCCGGGTACTGATGCAGGATTTTACCGGTGTACCTGCTGTGGTAGACATTGCCAGCATTCGCGCCGAGGTGGTGCGCAGGGGAAAAGACGGCAGTAAAATTAACCCCGCCATTCCCGTTGACCTGGTGATAGATCATAGTGTGCAGGTTGATTTTTTTGGCACTGATTATGCCTACACCAAAAACGTTACCTACGAATACGAGCGCAATAAAGAACGCTACCAGCTGTTGAAATGGGCGCAGCAGGCTTTTGATAATTTTACCGTAGTGCCGCCGGGTATGGGTATATGCCACCAGGTGAACCTGGAATACCTGGCAAAAGGGGTAATTGAAAGGGATGGCTGGCGGTTTCCGGACACGCTGGTGGGCACCGATTCGCACACGCCTATGGTCAATGGTATTGGCGTGCTGGGTTGGGGCGTAGGCGGTATAGAAGCAGAAGCCGCTTTGCTGGGACAGCCTATTTATTTTACCTGCCCGCAGGTGATAGGGTTGAAGCTTACCGGAAAGTTAACAGAAGGCATTACCGCTACAGATATGGTGCTGGCCATTACCCAGGTGCTGCGCAAATACGGGGTAGTGGGCAAGTTTGTAGAAGTGTTTGGCGATGGGCTGGATCATTTAACAGTTCCCGACAGGGCTACCATCTCTAATATGTCGCCCGAGTTTGGTTGTACGGTCACTTATTTCCCTATCGACAGCCAAACCCTGCAATACATGCATCGCACCAACCGCAGTGCCGAACAAATCGCGATGGTAGAAGATTATTGCAAAAAGAATATGCTGTGGCGCCAGGGCGAGGAACAGATCACCTATTCTGATATACTGGAGCTGGATTTGAATACAGTAAAACCTTCGGTGGCGGGCCCTAAGCGTCCGCAGGACCGTATTCCGGTAAAAGAACTGCACACACGGTTTAGTGAACTATTGGATAAGGAATACCAGCGTATGTACACGCCCGAAGGTAAAAGACGCGATAATGCCTGGTTATCGGAAGGCGGCTCGGGCAGCACGTTCACGTATGAAGTGAACAAACAAAGCGAGGAGGTGGCTGTAGAAGTAGAAAATAGTTTGCAAACAGTGCGTTTAAAGTTAAAGAATGAGGAGTATGTGTTAAGCGATGGGTCTATTGTAATAGCCGCTATTACCAGTTGTACCAACACTTCTAACCCCACCGTAATGATTGGTGCGGGCCTGGTGGCCAAAAAGGCCATTAAGCGCGGCCTGGATGTAAAGCCCTGGGTAAAAACCAGCCTGGCCCCGGGTTCGCGCGTGGTAACGGAATACCTGAAGCGTGCCGAGTTGCTGGGCGACCTGGAAGCCTTGCGTTTTCATACCGTGGGGTATGGTTGCACCTCGTGTATTGGCAACAGCGGTCCCTTACCGCCACATATAGCCGAAGCGGTAGACAAAGGCAAGCTGGTGGTGGCTTCAGTGCTTTCGGGTAACCGTAACTTTGAAGCCCGGGTACATCCGCAGGTGAAAATGAACTTCCTGGCTTCGCCCATGCTGGTGGTAGCCTATGCCATAGCCGGCAGGGTGGATATAGACCTGTTTTCCGATCCGTTGGGTAACGACCCTAATGGCGAGCCGGTTTTTCTGCGGGATATATGGCCTGCCCAGGAAGAGATTAACGAAGCGGTGCTGAAAGCCGTACAACAAAAAGATTACGAAGAAGTATACAAGGTAATATTTGATGGTGATGAACAATGGAAGGGACTGCATGCGCCTGCCGGCAAAGATTACCATTGGAGCAACGACTCTACTTATATTAAAGAAGCTTCCTTTTTTAAAAATCTGCCCGAGCAGCCGGCGGCCTTGCAGGATGTAGTGAATGGCCGTGTGTTACTGAAGCTGGGCGATTCTGTTACCACCGATCATATTTCACCTGCGGGCTCGTTTAAGGCCGATACGCCTGCCGGTAAATACCTGACCGATCATGCTATTGATGCAAAAATGTTCAATAGCTATGGTTCGCGCCGGGGTAATGAAGAGGTGATGGTGCGCGGCACTTTTGCCAATGTGCGTATCAAAAACCAGATTTCACCCAAAGAAGGTGGTTTTACCACCTTTATTCCTACCGGCACGGTGTTATCTGTTTTTGATGCTTCCCGTGAATATGCAGCCCGCCAGGTACCGTTGGTGGTGCTGGCTGGTAAGGAGTATGGCAGCGGTTCGTCGCGCGATTGGGCGGCCAAAGGCACCAACCTGCTGGGGGTGAAGGCGGTGATAGCCGAAAGCTACGAGCGCATACACCGCAGCAACCTGGTGGGTATGGGTATTATTCCGCTGGAATATGTGGATGGCCAGAATGCCGAATCGCTACACCTGACCGGGTACGAAACCTATACCATCGAAGGCATTGCTTCGGAATTAAAGGCCGGCAAACTGTTGTCGGTAAAAGCGCAGCCGGATGAAGGGGAGGCCATTCTCTTCCAGGTAAAAGCCCGGCTGGACTCTGCTATTGAGCTGGAATATTACCGGCATGGTGGAATATTGCAGTATGTAGTACGCGACTTTCTCAAAAAAGCATAAATAATCAGGGCCTGCCTTATAAAGCAGGCCTTTTTTAGTTTCAAGCATAGTGTACAAATGTTATATTGCATATAACTAAAACGAGGGAAAACTATAATGGCTGAAAAGCTGTATTCTTCAAACGATCAGGCGGCATTGGAAAGGTATGAACTGGCGGCTAAGGCCACCTGTGACCTTATCTGGGATTGGAATATCAGGGAGAATACATTATGGTGGAACAATAATTTCCGGGAATGGGTGGGTGTGGCAGCAGCCGATACCAACCAGCTCAGCGCCTGGGAAGAACGCGTACATCCTGATGACATGACAGGGTTGATGCGGGACATGGATGTTGTGCTGGCTTCCGGTGCCACCACCTGGGAAGGACAATATAGATTTTTACGTAAAGATGGTTTATATGCCTATGTGCACGATCGCGGGCACATCGTATACGAAAATGGCAAAGCGGTGCGTGTGGTGGGGTATATGCAGGATATCACCGAGCGGGTACAGGAAGAAAAGTTGCGCCACGAGCAGGAGCAGGAACGCAGTTTTGCCCTGGAAGCGGCAGAAGTAGGCACCTGGGTGTTTTACCCGCTTACCCGACAGGTAAAATGGGATGCCCGCTGTAAAAAACTGTTCGGCTTTTCCAAAGCAGACATTGTATCGTTCGACCTGGTGATGCAATATATACATGAAGAGGATGTGCTGGCAGTGAATGCATCGATACAGGCGGCGCTGGACCCTATAAACGGTGGGGATTACGATATACAGTTCAGAACCGTTGGGGCAGAAGATAAAATATTACGCTGGCTGCATTGTAAAGGCAAAACCTATTTTAATAAGGAAGGCGTGGCCTATCGCTTTGCAGGTACTGCGCAGGATATTACTGAACAGGTAGCAGCACGCGAGAAAGTGGCTTCTGTAGAACGTATAGCCAAGCTGGCCGTGGAAAGGTCGGGTGTGGGAACGTTTTATGTAGATATGCGCACACAACAGGTGACCTATTCTTCTTTAGGCGCCAGAATATTAACCGGCTCGGAAGTATTACATATGAGCCGGGATAAACTTATTCAGCATGTGCACCCCGATGATCGCAGCCTCCGCGACCAGGCTTATGAAAAAGCAGACGAAACCGGGTATGTGCAATACGATAGCCGTTTTATATGGGATGATGGATCGGTACATGCTGCCAGGGTAATAGGCATGTATGGATATAATGCTTTGGGGGCGGTAGTGGATTTTTATGGCATTATACAAGACATCACGCCCGAAATGGAAAGCAGACGTGAACAGCGCAAACTGCTGTCACTGGTAGAAAACAGTGAAAACTGCAAGGCAGTATCTGACGCCGGCGGCACTATCATTTACATGAACAATGCGGGTAAAAAACTAACCGGGGTACACCTGGATGGTTCTATGCCGCCTATTCATATGCACCAGTTTTTTGCAGAAGACCATCCCGTGTTTACCGAAGAATCCTGGTCGGGTTATATGATCTTTAAACACCTGCAAAACGGGGAGCGCATTACCTGCCATGCAGAAATAAGACGAATTTACGATGGGGTAACCTTTATAGGCTGGGGCGCCACCCTGCGCGATCTGCGGCCAGAGCTGGCTGCCCGCCGCGTGCTGGAAGAAAGCGAACGCCGGTTTAAAACACTGGTAATGGCATGCCCGGTACCCATTGCTGTATATATAGGCCGCGAATTGCGCATAGAGTTGGTAAACCAGGCCTTACTGAACACCTGGGAAAAAGATAGCAGCGTAGTAGGCAAAACCTTTTTGCAGGCTTTACCCGAAATGGAAGGGCAGCCTTTTGTGCACATACTGCAGCAGGTGTTTGATACAGGCAAAGTGTATGAGGCCAGGGAGCAGATGGTATACCTGATGCGTAAGGGCATATTATCGCCTACCTATTATCATTTTACCTACACGCCTTTGCTGGATGAGCAGGGAAAGGTATATGGCATTATGAACACAGCGGTAGAAATTACCGATGTGGTGCAGGCGAAAATGATACTGGCCGAAGCCGAAGTGCGTTTGGAGTTGCAGGTGCATGACCGTACACAGGAATTGCAGGCTGCTACAGAAGAGTTGCAGGCTACTATGGAAGAACTGCAATCGACCAACGAAGAACTGATCACCACCAATGAAGAGTTGAATGAAGCCAACCTGTTATTAAACCGTTCTAATAAAGAGCTGGAACAATATGCTTTTGTGGCATCACACGATTTGCAGGAGCCTTTACGTAAAATAAGGTTGTATGCAGGTATGATGCACAATAACAGCAATGTGCCCGATGATGCCAAAACCATGCTGGGCAAGATCATGCATTCGGGCGAGCGTATGAGCATCCTTATTCGCGACTTGCTGGAGTTTTCGCGGTTGCTGCGTAATGAAAGAACGTTAGGGGTGGTGGATTTAAACACCATACTGCTGAATATACTCAGCGACTTTGAAATGATTATCCAGGAAAAACAGGCAGTGGTTACCTATAACGATTTGCCGGCTGTGGAAGCAGAACCCCTGCAAATGAACCAGCTTATTTTTAACCTGGTGGGCAACGCACTAAAGTTTACCCGCAAAGAAGCATCGCCACATATTAACATTGCTGCCCGTGAATTAAG encodes the following:
- the acnA gene encoding aconitate hydratase AcnA; translated protein: MPSTIASLTQLQEEGKNIARLPFSIRILLENVLRNRDNFAITEEHLNTLVNWNPEGTEKEIPFKPARVLMQDFTGVPAVVDIASIRAEVVRRGKDGSKINPAIPVDLVIDHSVQVDFFGTDYAYTKNVTYEYERNKERYQLLKWAQQAFDNFTVVPPGMGICHQVNLEYLAKGVIERDGWRFPDTLVGTDSHTPMVNGIGVLGWGVGGIEAEAALLGQPIYFTCPQVIGLKLTGKLTEGITATDMVLAITQVLRKYGVVGKFVEVFGDGLDHLTVPDRATISNMSPEFGCTVTYFPIDSQTLQYMHRTNRSAEQIAMVEDYCKKNMLWRQGEEQITYSDILELDLNTVKPSVAGPKRPQDRIPVKELHTRFSELLDKEYQRMYTPEGKRRDNAWLSEGGSGSTFTYEVNKQSEEVAVEVENSLQTVRLKLKNEEYVLSDGSIVIAAITSCTNTSNPTVMIGAGLVAKKAIKRGLDVKPWVKTSLAPGSRVVTEYLKRAELLGDLEALRFHTVGYGCTSCIGNSGPLPPHIAEAVDKGKLVVASVLSGNRNFEARVHPQVKMNFLASPMLVVAYAIAGRVDIDLFSDPLGNDPNGEPVFLRDIWPAQEEINEAVLKAVQQKDYEEVYKVIFDGDEQWKGLHAPAGKDYHWSNDSTYIKEASFFKNLPEQPAALQDVVNGRVLLKLGDSVTTDHISPAGSFKADTPAGKYLTDHAIDAKMFNSYGSRRGNEEVMVRGTFANVRIKNQISPKEGGFTTFIPTGTVLSVFDASREYAARQVPLVVLAGKEYGSGSSRDWAAKGTNLLGVKAVIAESYERIHRSNLVGMGIIPLEYVDGQNAESLHLTGYETYTIEGIASELKAGKLLSVKAQPDEGEAILFQVKARLDSAIELEYYRHGGILQYVVRDFLKKA
- a CDS encoding PAS domain-containing protein; the protein is MAEKLYSSNDQAALERYELAAKATCDLIWDWNIRENTLWWNNNFREWVGVAAADTNQLSAWEERVHPDDMTGLMRDMDVVLASGATTWEGQYRFLRKDGLYAYVHDRGHIVYENGKAVRVVGYMQDITERVQEEKLRHEQEQERSFALEAAEVGTWVFYPLTRQVKWDARCKKLFGFSKADIVSFDLVMQYIHEEDVLAVNASIQAALDPINGGDYDIQFRTVGAEDKILRWLHCKGKTYFNKEGVAYRFAGTAQDITEQVAAREKVASVERIAKLAVERSGVGTFYVDMRTQQVTYSSLGARILTGSEVLHMSRDKLIQHVHPDDRSLRDQAYEKADETGYVQYDSRFIWDDGSVHAARVIGMYGYNALGAVVDFYGIIQDITPEMESRREQRKLLSLVENSENCKAVSDAGGTIIYMNNAGKKLTGVHLDGSMPPIHMHQFFAEDHPVFTEESWSGYMIFKHLQNGERITCHAEIRRIYDGVTFIGWGATLRDLRPELAARRVLEESERRFKTLVMACPVPIAVYIGRELRIELVNQALLNTWEKDSSVVGKTFLQALPEMEGQPFVHILQQVFDTGKVYEAREQMVYLMRKGILSPTYYHFTYTPLLDEQGKVYGIMNTAVEITDVVQAKMILAEAEVRLELQVHDRTQELQAATEELQATMEELQSTNEELITTNEELNEANLLLNRSNKELEQYAFVASHDLQEPLRKIRLYAGMMHNNSNVPDDAKTMLGKIMHSGERMSILIRDLLEFSRLLRNERTLGVVDLNTILLNILSDFEMIIQEKQAVVTYNDLPAVEAEPLQMNQLIFNLVGNALKFTRKEASPHINIAARELSREEVAGHIDVKRQDIRYYAISVADNGIGFDARYADQIFEVFKRLHTRESYPGSGIGLALCRKIVQNHNGWLEVQSEEGVGTTITFVLPETQTDSVLPA
- a CDS encoding pyridoxamine 5'-phosphate oxidase family protein; translated protein: MTGILSQIEIDQVLNGQILGRLGCHADGLTYVVPISYAFDGTWLYGHSGEGMKIAMMRKNPEVCFQADDMQNMGNWKSIVCWGRFEELTDDADRKVAVQYLMARNFPFITSSNVRLSPSWPFQSSDISDVKGILFRILLTRKTGKYEAS